Genomic window (Candidatus Methylomirabilota bacterium):
CGAGGGGGATTCGCGCATTTCCGGCTCGCCCCCGGACAAACCTCCGTCCCCGTGGCCCACAACACGGTCGAGGAGATCTGGTTCTTCGTCGAAGGCCGGGGCCAGATGTGGCGGCGCGTGCGCGAGCAGGAAGAGATCGTCGAGGTCGAGGCGGGGGTGTGCGTGACGCTCCCGGTCGGCGCCCACTTCCAGTTCCGAGCCGTCGGCTCCGCGGCGCTGGCCGCCGTGGCCGTCACCATGCCGCCATGGCCGGGCCGGGGCGAAGCATACTTCGTCGAGGGACCGTGGACGCCGACGCTGCCCGCGGGACCGGCGTGACGCGGCGCATCGGCCGAAGGGGCGCCTGCAGAAAGAATGCGGTCTGGTGGGCGTTCTCGGCCTATCATCCTGCCCCGTGACGCCGTGGGCGGTCGCCGGAATCGTGCTGCTCGGACTCGGGCTCGAGCGCCTGGTCAACCTGGGGATGCTGGGAGGTGAGCTGAGCAGCTACCCGGTGCGCCTCTTGTTCGCGACGGCCGCGACGGTCACCGGGGGCTTGCTCATCGTCGTGGCCGGTCGCTTCAGCTCCCGATAAGCGGCGGGCACCGCCGCCGGAGCCGCTTCACCGGCGCTACTTGCGGTTGACGCACTTCACGAGGCGCCACCCGTTGAACATGTTCACCTTCGCCACCAGTTCCGGGGTGAGCCCCACTCGGGCCAGCAGCGGGCGCAACGGAAGATTCGACTTCCAGCCCAGCCGCGTGCAGAGAGGCGCGACCAGGTCCTCGCATCGCCCCACCATCCGGCGCTCGCTGCGGAAGTGGTTCAGGATGACGATGCTGCCGAAGGGCCGTACGACGCGGCGGATCTCCTGCAGCACGGCGACCGGATCCGGCACCGCCGAGATGGTGTAGGTCGCCACGGCTTTGTCGAACTCGTCATCGGCGAAGTCCATGGCCGTCGCGTCCATGACCTTCAGCGTGACATTCGGCATGGTGAGCGTCTGCACCCGCTCGACGGCCTTGTCCAGCATCTCCTGAGAGATGTCGATGCCGGTGAGGCGCACCGATGGCGGATAGAGGGGCAGGTTCAGGCCGGTGCCGATGCCGACCTCCAGCACGCGATCGTTGGCGCGCAGGCTGAGCTGCTTGAGTGCCGTCGATCGGCCGGGAGCGAAAATCCAGTCGAAGACGAAGTCGTACACGGGCGCGTACAGCTCGTACGCCCGCTGGACCTGCTTCTTCTGCAGCACGACATCCACTGAGGTTCCCTCCGGCACTGTGCGCGTCACACCGGTCCTTCCGAACACGCGCAAGCCGAACAAAGCGCAACCGGGTCAGCATGTTACCCGCCGTCACTCGGATTGCCAAGCGGATTTTGTCGGCGGCGCGGTGACCTTAGAGCAGGAAGCGTATGAGCAGCGTGGCGAGACCGAGGAAGGAAAAGAATCCAAACACGTCGGTGAACGTCGTGATGATCACGCTGGACGCGATGGCCGGGTCGACCCGGAACAGCGTGAGGGCCAGCGGCACCAGCGTGCCCACCACGGCGGCGATCAGCATGTTGAGCAGCAGGGCCACGCCGAGAATGACGGCCAGCAGGAGCTGGCCCTTCCACGCGTAGGCGATGGCCGCGATGACGAGGCCGTTCACGGCGCCGGTGGTCAGGCCGAGCCACAGCTCCTTGCGGAGCACCCGGCGGACTCCGCTGCGGGTGAGCTCGCCCAGCGCGATCCCGCGAATCACCACGGTCGCCGTCTGCGTGGTCCCGATGCCGCCCATGGAGGCCACGATGGGCATGAAGACCGCGAGGGTGGCCATCGCCTGGATCGTGGATTCGAAGAGTCCGATGACCGACGCGGCCACCACCGCGGTGCCCAGGTTGATGAGCCGCCAGACGAGCCGCCGGGGCAGGACGGCCTGGGGCGGATCGAGCACCGTCTCGTCGCCGCCGGCCCCGCCCAGCCGCTGGATGTCCTCGGTGGCCTCCTCGTGGATGACGTCGATCACGTCGTCGACGCTGATGGTGCCGAGCAGCCGGCGATTGGCGTCGACCACCGGGATCTGCACGAGATCGTAGCGCTGGACGCGGCGAGCCACCTCCTCCTGGTCGGTGTCCACGGTGACGCTCTCCACGTCCTCGTTGCGAATGGCGTGGACCGGCGTGGCCGGATCCGCGGTGAGCAGCCGATGCAAGGGGACCATCCCCACCAGGTGCTCGTGCTCGTCGACCACGTACACGTAGAACGCGTCGTCGCCCGTCCGCGACTTTCGGATGTGCTCGATGGCCTGCCCCACGGTGGCCCGCTCCGACACGGCGACGAAGTTCGGGGACATGAGGCGGCCGGCCGACCCGTC
Coding sequences:
- a CDS encoding cupin domain-containing protein, giving the protein MRLLLSLPRGGFAHFRLAPGQTSVPVAHNTVEEIWFFVEGRGQMWRRVREQEEIVEVEAGVCVTLPVGAHFQFRAVGSAALAAVAVTMPPWPGRGEAYFVEGPWTPTLPAGPA
- a CDS encoding class I SAM-dependent methyltransferase, with the translated sequence MTRTVPEGTSVDVVLQKKQVQRAYELYAPVYDFVFDWIFAPGRSTALKQLSLRANDRVLEVGIGTGLNLPLYPPSVRLTGIDISQEMLDKAVERVQTLTMPNVTLKVMDATAMDFADDEFDKAVATYTISAVPDPVAVLQEIRRVVRPFGSIVILNHFRSERRMVGRCEDLVAPLCTRLGWKSNLPLRPLLARVGLTPELVAKVNMFNGWRLVKCVNRK
- the mgtE gene encoding magnesium transporter, encoding MSEMERLTEAVKELLEAGREGRLATVLEEAHAADLAAVVRELPAADQVRVFRLLAPDDAGAVLSELDDPTTRELLRALDETEVTRILEHMPADHVVEVVEELPKAEAEKLLDLMEEEKSEEVQELLEYRDGSAGRLMSPNFVAVSERATVGQAIEHIRKSRTGDDAFYVYVVDEHEHLVGMVPLHRLLTADPATPVHAIRNEDVESVTVDTDQEEVARRVQRYDLVQIPVVDANRRLLGTISVDDVIDVIHEEATEDIQRLGGAGGDETVLDPPQAVLPRRLVWRLINLGTAVVAASVIGLFESTIQAMATLAVFMPIVASMGGIGTTQTATVVIRGIALGELTRSGVRRVLRKELWLGLTTGAVNGLVIAAIAYAWKGQLLLAVILGVALLLNMLIAAVVGTLVPLALTLFRVDPAIASSVIITTFTDVFGFFSFLGLATLLIRFLL